Proteins encoded by one window of Nicotiana tabacum cultivar K326 chromosome 10, ASM71507v2, whole genome shotgun sequence:
- the LOC107779883 gene encoding putative white-brown complex homolog protein 30, producing MGKIRIWLPCYYLFMILGLSFFPCFLCANSNKSPPSNPIATGVPILASFIYNQLANLTKVYHDDITTALGFCIKDVDAELKEAFNFAKNLDFLNNCFKETNDVTQRLCNAAEMKFYFSSFLVTKSTTKTQVLKPNKNCNLTSWVPGCEPGWACSVPANRVDLKNAKDMPDRTRDSQPCCEGFFCPRGLTCMIPCPLGAHCPRATLNKTNGVCDPYAYQQPPGKVNHSCGAADTWGSETSGGELFCSPGSYCPTTTKKVTCSEGNYCRKGSTAQKACIKLSTCRAHSEKQNLHVYGFILIGGLSFILIIFYNCSDQVINTKYARIAKSREAAARHARETAQARERWGLVKDVAKKRSFGLQQQISRTFSKKTSVNQGPRGGFHLPKTNDEASVPPKGPSSSSEASKAKKKGPSDLTKMMHSIENETDNIEGFHMQIGDKNIKKQALNAKQLHTRSQIFKYAYGQLEKEKAMEQKTKNMTFSGVISMATDDNTEIKTRPPIEIVFKDLTITLKKKHKHLMRSVTGKLMPGRISAVMGPSGAGKTTFLSAVAGKLTQCTLSGKVLINGRADSIHLYKKIIGFVAQDDIVHGNLTVEENLRFNARCRLAADLPKADKVLVVERVIESLGLQAVRDSLVGTVEKRGISGGQRKRVNVGMEMVMEPSLLILDEPTSGLDSSSSNLLLKALRREALEGVNICMVVHQPSYTLYKMFDDLVLLAKGGLVAYHGPVKKVEEYFANLGITVPDRVNPPDHFIDILEGMVKPGGGVTVEQLPVRWMLHNGYTVPADMMELCDQIAMSSKGVAAAPEQSFSVDAWHEKRDSLTQGLLKSHDMSNRITLGVNRQYRYYLGRVGKQRLREAQIQAADYLILLVAGGCLGILSNQKGDTFGYYGYMYSVIAVSLLCKIAALRSFSLDKLEYWRERESGMSSLAYFMAKDTIDHFNTLIKPLVFLSMFYFLNSPRSSFGNNYLVFLCLVYCVTGIAYIFAICFAPGQAQLWCVLVPVVLTLIANQEPDGTVGKYVAKFCYPRWAMEAFVVASAERYSGVWLITRCAKLLELGFDVHQWRYSLSLLLLTGVLSRLIAYLCLVIIKKK from the exons ATGGGAAAAATTAGGATATGGTTGCCATGTTATTATTTGTTTATGATTCTTGGTTTGAGTTTCTTTCCATGTTTTTTGTGTGCAAATAGTAATAAATCTCCTCCTTCTAATCCTATTGCCACTGGTGTTCCTATTCTTGCATCTTTCATTTATAACCAACTTGCAAATCTAACCAAAGTATACCATGATGATATTACCACTGCTTTGGGATTTTGCATTAAGGATgt GGATGCTGAGTTGAAAGAGGCATTTAATTTTGCCAAAAATTTGGACTTCTTAAACAATTGCTTTAAAGAGACCAACG ACGTGACACAGAGACTATGTAATGCTGCGGAGATGAAGTTCTACTTCTCCAGTTTTCTGGTTACAAAATCAACCACAAAAACTCAAGTCTTAAAACCCAATAAGAATTGTAACTTGACATCTTGGGTTCCTGGATGCGAACCGGGTTGGGCTTGCAGTGTTCCTGCAAATAGAGTTGACCTTAAGAATGCAAAAGATATGCCTGATCGGACTCGTGACAGTCAACCTTGTTGTGAGGGCTTTTTCTGCCCCCGAGGCTTGACTTGCATGATAC CTTGCCCATTAGGTGCTCACTGCCCTCGTGCTACACTCAACAAAACAAATGGTGTATGTGATCC ATATGCATATCAACAACCTCCGGGCAAGGTAAATCACTCGTGTGGAGCAGCTGATACGTGGGGTAGTGAAACAAGTGGTGGGGAGTTATTCTGTTCACCGGGATCTTACTGTCCGACTACAACCAAAAAGGTTACTTGTTCGGAAGG AAATTACTGCAGGAAGGGGTCTACAGCGCAGAAAG CGTGCATCAAATTGAGTACTTGCCGTGCGCATTCAGAGAAACAAAACCTGCATGTATATGGTTTTATCCTTATT GGTGGTTTGAGTTTTATACTGATCATCTTTTATAATTGCTCTGATCAAGTCATAAATACTAAGTACGCAAGAATTGCCAAGTCAAGAGAAGCTGCAGCAAGACATGCACGAGAAACTGCACAAGCAAGAGAAAGGTGGGGATTAGTAAAAGATGTTGCTAAGAAACGTTCTTTCGGATTGCAACAGCAGATATCTCGGACTTTCTCAAAGAAAACGAGTGTGAATCAAGGACCAAGAGGAGGTTTCCACCTACCTAAAACTAACGATGAAGCATCTGTACCGCCTAAAGGTCCAAGCAGCTCAAGTGAGGCttcaaaagcaaagaaaaagggACCTAGTGATCTCACAAAAATGATGCATTCAATTGAAAATGAAACAGACAATATCGAGGGGTTCCATATGCAGATTGGagataagaacataaagaagcaAGCACTAAATGCTAAACAACTGCATACTAGGAGTCaaatttttaaatatgcatatgGTCAACTTGAGAAAGAGAAAGCAATGGAGCAAAAAACTAAGAATATGACATTCTCAGGAGTTATCTCAATGGCGACAGATGATAATACGGAGATCAAGACTAGGCCTCCAATTGAGATTGTTTTCAAAGACCTGACAATTACTCTTAAAAAGAAGCACAAACATTTGATGAGGTCTGTTACTGGAAAACTGATGCCCGGGAGGATTTCTGCTGTCATGGGTCCGTCCGGGGCGGGGAAAACTACATTTCTTTCTGCGGTGGCTGGGAAGCTAACGCAATGCACGCTATCCGGGAAGGTTCTCATAAATGGAAGGGCTGATTCTATTCACTTGTACAAGAAAATTATAGGTTTTGTTGCCCAAGATGATATAGTCCATGGAAACCTCACTGTCGAAGAGAACCTTCGTTTTAATGCAAGATGCAG ACTGGCAGCAGACTTGCCAAAGGCTGATAAGGTTCTTGTAGTTGAGAGAGTTATTGAATCATTGGGTCTTCAGGCAGTTAGAGATTCGCTGGTTGGAACGGTTGAGAAGCGTGGGATTTCTGGCGGCCAGAGGAAAAGAGTAAATGTGGGGATGGAAATGGTCATGGAACCTTCACTGCTAATCTTGGATGAACCTACATCCGGTTTAGACAGCTCATCTTCTAACCTACTTCTTAAAGCCCTTAGACGTGAAGCTCTTGAAGGTGTAAATATTTGCATGGTTGTTCACCAGCCAAG CTATACCTTGTATAAGATGTTCGATGACTTGGTACTTCTAGCAAAAGGTGGTCTTGTTGCATATCACGGTCCAGTGAAGAAAGTAGAAGAATACTTTGCAAACCTTGGAATCACGGTACCCGATCGTGTAAATCCTCCTGACCATTTCATTGACATTCTTGAGGGTATGGTCAAACCAGGTGGAGGTGTGACCGTGGAACAACTTCCTGTCCGATGGATGCTTCATAACGGTTACACTGTACCCGCCGATATGATGGAATTATGTGATCAGATTGCAATGTCCTCCAAAGGTGTTGCAGCAGCTCCCGAACAATCTTTTTCCGTTGATGCATGGCATGAGAAGCGAGATTCTCTGACTCAAGGCTTGTTGAAATCCCATGACATGTCTAATAGAATCACTCTAGGCGTAAACCGGCAGTACAGATATTATCTTGGAAG GGTAGGCAAACAGCGATTGCGAGAAGCTCAAATACAAGCAGCAGATTATTTAATTCTTTTGGTTGCTGGAGGATGCTTAGGAATCCTATCCAACCAGAAGGGTGACACCTTTGGATACTACGGCTACATGTATAGTGTGATTGCTGTGT CACTCCTCTGTAAGATTGCAGCGTTGAGATCCTTTTCACTGGACAAGTTAGAATACTGGAGGGAGAGAGAAAGCGGCATGAGCAGTCTAGCTTATTTTATGGCCAAGGATACAATAGACCATTTCAATACTCTTATAAAGCCTTTGGTTTTCCTATCGATGTTCTATTTCTTAAATAGTCCAAGATCATCCTTCGGCAACAACTACCTTGTTTTCCTCTGCCTTGTATATTGTGTTACCGGCATAGCTTATATATTTGCCATCTGCTTTGCACCCGGACAGGCGCAATTG TGGTGTGTTCTCGTTCCAGTTGTTTTGACTCTCATTGCAAACCAGGAACCAGATGGTACTGTTGGAAAATACGTAGCAAAGTTTTGTTACCCAAGGTGGGCTATGGAAGCTTTTGTCGTTGCAAGTGCTGAAAG ATATTCAGGAGTATGGTTGATAACTCGTTGTGCCAAGCTACTGGAGCTAGGATTTGATGTGCATCAATGGCGTTATTCTCTATCGTTACTGTTGCTCACTGGTGTACTTAGTCGTTTAATAGCTTACCTTTGTTTAGTGATTATTAAAAAGAAATAA